The Chloroflexota bacterium genome window below encodes:
- a CDS encoding FAD-binding protein, translated as MIQHDVIVVGSGIAGMRCALEIKRNAPKADVAIVTKQYPVRAASVVERTGIAAALGNSSSDSVEAHISDTLAYGKSNNAAAVKALCEQAPAAVYELEHMGLPFSRLKSGRIAQQVGYGHSQPRLANAGDQTGHAIVTTLYGEVVRFGIKVYPEWFMLGLVVDGKNVRGVSVLDIRSSEIEVINAKVTVLATGSYGQLYANSSDSYASTGDGHAAALRAGINLTGMDLVNFHPLGVANTGLIINEQVLADGAHLLNASEKRFTNEQASLAEVTAAVSAEIAAGKGVGGHVWLDVRHLPTSQIQERYPHLLDYAEDFAGINPSRDLIPVKPTQQSSLGGLPTDLNGSVAGFEGLYAVGACANNGVHGEQALPGNELAAAVVFAKLAGAAIAGKLGTASYGNVPSYATSNASDEIEGLFGQKGSHKLGLVRKNLRQAFNSQAHTAASDEQHVGLVHSLREQFGQIALHDKNRRFNTELLEALELDRLLDVADAVAKASVAAL; from the coding sequence GTGATTCAGCATGATGTAATTGTGGTTGGCAGTGGCATCGCTGGGATGCGCTGCGCCCTTGAAATTAAACGTAACGCGCCCAAAGCCGATGTGGCGATTGTGACCAAACAGTATCCAGTTCGGGCGGCTTCGGTCGTCGAACGCACAGGCATTGCCGCCGCCTTAGGTAATAGTAGCAGTGATAGTGTTGAAGCGCATATCAGCGATACCTTGGCCTATGGCAAAAGCAATAATGCCGCTGCGGTCAAAGCGCTGTGCGAGCAAGCTCCTGCCGCTGTGTATGAGCTAGAGCACATGGGTTTGCCATTTAGCCGCTTGAAGAGTGGCCGCATCGCCCAACAAGTTGGCTATGGCCATAGCCAACCACGCTTGGCCAACGCTGGCGACCAAACTGGCCACGCAATTGTCACGACCTTGTATGGCGAAGTCGTGCGCTTTGGCATCAAAGTGTATCCTGAATGGTTTATGCTGGGCTTGGTGGTTGATGGCAAAAACGTGCGCGGTGTCAGTGTGCTCGATATTCGCAGCAGCGAAATCGAAGTTATCAACGCCAAAGTAACGGTGCTGGCAACTGGCAGCTATGGTCAACTCTACGCCAATTCCAGCGATTCATATGCCTCAACTGGCGATGGGCATGCCGCTGCTTTGCGAGCTGGCATCAACCTAACAGGCATGGATTTGGTCAATTTCCATCCCTTGGGCGTGGCCAATACTGGCTTGATTATCAACGAACAAGTGCTTGCCGATGGCGCACATCTGCTCAACGCCAGCGAAAAACGCTTTACCAACGAACAAGCAAGCTTGGCTGAAGTAACCGCTGCAGTTAGCGCCGAAATTGCTGCTGGCAAGGGCGTTGGTGGCCATGTTTGGTTGGATGTTCGGCATCTGCCAACCAGCCAGATTCAAGAGCGCTACCCACACCTATTGGATTACGCCGAAGATTTCGCAGGCATTAATCCAAGCAGAGATCTAATTCCAGTCAAGCCAACCCAACAATCGAGCCTTGGTGGTTTGCCAACCGACCTCAACGGTAGTGTGGCAGGCTTTGAAGGGTTGTATGCAGTTGGGGCTTGCGCCAATAACGGCGTACATGGCGAGCAAGCCTTGCCCGGCAACGAATTGGCGGCGGCGGTGGTATTTGCCAAACTGGCAGGCGCGGCAATTGCCGGCAAATTGGGCACGGCTAGCTATGGCAATGTGCCAAGCTACGCCACCAGCAATGCCAGCGATGAAATCGAAGGCTTGTTCGGCCAAAAAGGTAGCCACAAATTGGGTCTTGTGCGCAAAAACCTGCGTCAAGCCTTCAATAGCCAGGCCCATACTGCGGCCAGCGATGAACAACACGTTGGTTTAGTGCATAGCTTGCGTGAACAATTTGGCCAAATTGCCCTGCACGATAAAAATCGGCGTTTTAATACTGAATTGCTCGAAGCCCTAGAGCTTGATCGGCTGCTCGATGTGGCCGATGCTGTGGCAAAAGCAAGCGTGGCTGCGCTCTAA
- a CDS encoding succinate dehydrogenase iron-sulfur subunit → MKVTFRVPRFDAATDFTAKYQVYHVEVNQFTTILDALNSIKDEQDSSLTFRRGSQSGIDGSCGMMINGRNRLASTTRVLSLNSTEIAVGPLPGFPVIRDLVVDFDSFFAKDAVMLPYLVTDIAKPADGKERLQSPKDANRIALAASCNQCGCCTSACPVHWSNGEYYGPSALTRAYRFVEDSRDTAIKARLDIVGSETGVWRCHTVFNCSECPKSIPNGENIQALKRKIMLNKIGLGRIEVKVARTEATV, encoded by the coding sequence ATGAAAGTAACATTTCGTGTGCCACGCTTCGATGCTGCCACCGATTTTACCGCCAAATATCAGGTCTATCATGTTGAGGTAAATCAATTTACCACGATTCTTGATGCCTTGAACAGCATCAAAGACGAGCAAGATAGCAGCTTGACCTTTCGGCGTGGCTCGCAATCGGGCATCGACGGCTCCTGTGGCATGATGATTAATGGTCGCAATCGCTTGGCCTCGACCACCCGTGTGCTGTCCTTGAATAGCACTGAAATTGCCGTAGGGCCATTACCAGGCTTCCCAGTCATTCGCGATTTAGTGGTTGATTTCGATTCGTTCTTTGCTAAAGATGCTGTGATGTTGCCTTATTTGGTCACCGACATCGCCAAGCCTGCTGATGGCAAGGAGCGCTTGCAAAGCCCCAAAGATGCCAACCGCATCGCTTTGGCCGCTAGCTGTAATCAATGTGGTTGCTGTACCTCGGCCTGCCCAGTTCACTGGAGCAATGGCGAATATTATGGTCCATCAGCATTAACTCGCGCCTATCGCTTTGTCGAAGATTCACGCGACACCGCGATTAAGGCTCGCTTAGATATTGTTGGCTCAGAAACCGGCGTTTGGCGCTGCCATACCGTGTTCAACTGCTCAGAATGTCCTAAGTCGATTCCCAATGGCGAAAATATTCAAGCCCTCAAGCGCAAAATTATGCTCAACAAAATTGGCCTTGGGCGGATTGAAGTTAAAGTTGCTCGAACCGAAGCAACTGTCTAA
- the scpB gene encoding SMC-Scp complex subunit ScpB, producing the protein MTGQSSIQTLLRHWLRLFALAIAQLVQYFAKPPNQLAMNVDQAPPMPIAQTDQPEIEAESFSIEVVANPEFEPAVLIEPVELLSPMPIPTEHLHPDVLLRAEAVLFVAGDPVEYATLANALELREQDIPLLIADLRQRFNGRGIRLQDQAGTLQLVSAPEATSALERFLGVSQPQKLSPAALEVLAIIAYRQPVTRAGLEAIRGVDSSGVVRSLLARELIYEVGRAETIGRPVLYGTTSQFLHIFGITSLAELPAFSFERQAPIDPDAAQERLF; encoded by the coding sequence ATGACTGGGCAATCATCAATTCAAACATTGCTGCGCCATTGGCTCAGGCTGTTTGCCTTGGCGATTGCCCAGTTGGTTCAATATTTCGCCAAGCCACCAAACCAGCTAGCAATGAATGTAGATCAAGCACCACCTATGCCTATTGCCCAAACTGACCAACCAGAAATTGAAGCCGAATCGTTCTCAATTGAGGTAGTTGCAAACCCTGAGTTTGAGCCTGCTGTTTTGATTGAGCCAGTTGAATTACTATCGCCAATGCCAATCCCGACCGAGCATTTACACCCCGATGTCTTGCTGCGAGCTGAGGCTGTGCTGTTTGTCGCTGGCGATCCGGTTGAGTATGCCACGTTGGCCAATGCCCTCGAATTGCGTGAGCAGGACATTCCGCTGTTGATTGCTGATTTACGCCAGCGCTTCAATGGGCGCGGCATTCGGCTGCAAGATCAAGCTGGTACTTTGCAATTGGTTAGTGCTCCTGAAGCTACTAGTGCCCTCGAACGCTTTCTAGGGGTCAGCCAACCACAAAAACTCTCGCCAGCAGCGCTTGAGGTTTTGGCGATTATCGCCTATCGTCAGCCAGTAACGCGGGCTGGGCTTGAAGCAATTCGCGGGGTCGATTCGAGTGGAGTCGTGCGTTCGCTCTTGGCGCGTGAGTTGATTTATGAGGTTGGTCGGGCTGAAACAATTGGTCGGCCAGTGCTTTATGGCACAACCAGCCAATTTTTGCACATTTTTGGCATTACCAGTTTGGCTGAACTGCCAGCCTTTAGTTTTGAGCGCCAAGCCCCAATTGACCCCGATGCAGCCCAAGAACGCTTATTTTAG